Genomic segment of Gemmatimonadota bacterium:
GCTACCGAAAGGGAATCCCGCAGGCGCCGGCGAGAAGAGAGCCGGAGGAAGGCGGTCGTGATTCCGGATTCGAAAGTCGAGGAGGTGCGCGCGGCCGCCGACATCGTCGGGGTCATCGGCGAGTTCGTCCAGCTCGTCCGGGCCGGCAAGGAGTACAAGGCGAAGTGCCCGTTCCACGAGGAACGCACTCCCAGCTTCTACGTGGTTCCCGAGAAGGACTTGTTTCATTGCTTCGGTTGCGGCAAGTCGGGCGACGTGTTCCGCTTCCTCATGGATCACGTCGGCCACGATTTTCCAGCTGCGGTGAAACACGTCGGCAGCCTGTCGGGGATCGAGGTTCGAGAGGTGAGGCGCGACGATCCCAAGGAGGAAATTTACCGGATTTTCTGGGAAATGAACGATTTCGCTCGGGAATGGTTCCGCAGGAACCTCCTGTCGGACGAAGGTGCCGCAGCACGCGCGTACCTGAAGGAGCGCGGTGTCGACGACGATGTCTCGGAACGATTTTCGCTGGGGCTGGCGCCGGCGGGCGGGCAGAACCTCCGTCGCGCCGCTGCTGTTCACGACTACGGCGACGACCGCCTGATCGAGGGCGGACTCTTGGGTGAGAGCGCGGACGGCGGCGAGCCCTACGACCGGTTCCGCGACCGGGTGATGTTCCCCATCGAGGTCTTTGGCAACAGGACCGTCGGCTTCGGGGGACGCATACTGTCGACCGCGACCAAGGCGGCCAAGTACCTCAACTCGCCGGAGACGCCGATCTTCCGAAAGAGCGAGGTGCTCTACGGGCTGGTCGGGGCCAGAAACGCCATCCGGAAAGCGAAGAGCACGCTGCTCGTCGAGGGGTACATGGACGTGGTCTCGCTCGCCGCGCACGGGTTTGAAAACGTGGTCGCGCCGCTCGGCACGGCCTTGACTCACGAGCAGGCGATATTGCTCGTCCGCTACTCGCCGCAAGTGATCGTCCTCTTCGACTCCGACACGGCGGGGCTGCGGGCCACCTTCCGAGCGGCGGACACTCTGCTTGAGGCAGGCGCACACCCGTTGGTCGCGACCCTGCCCGCCGGCGAGGACCCCGATTCGCTCGTCCGCGCTCAGGGCTCGGAGGAGCTCTCGAAGTGCGTCGGCGACGCCGTGGACGTTCTCGACCGGAAGCTGCAGATTCTCCAGGAAAAGGGTTTTCTCGAGAGCATCGACGGGCGCATCAAG
This window contains:
- the dnaG gene encoding DNA primase produces the protein MIPDSKVEEVRAAADIVGVIGEFVQLVRAGKEYKAKCPFHEERTPSFYVVPEKDLFHCFGCGKSGDVFRFLMDHVGHDFPAAVKHVGSLSGIEVREVRRDDPKEEIYRIFWEMNDFAREWFRRNLLSDEGAAARAYLKERGVDDDVSERFSLGLAPAGGQNLRRAAAVHDYGDDRLIEGGLLGESADGGEPYDRFRDRVMFPIEVFGNRTVGFGGRILSTATKAAKYLNSPETPIFRKSEVLYGLVGARNAIRKAKSTLLVEGYMDVVSLAAHGFENVVAPLGTALTHEQAILLVRYSPQVIVLFDSDTAGLRATFRAADTLLEAGAHPLVATLPAGEDPDSLVRAQGSEELSKCVGDAVDVLDRKLQILQEKGFLESIDGRIKAKDRLLPTLRAVAAGDQSLRDVYFSQAAEHTRVRRSTLEEAVAEFRASPVQPQQETTKVRSLTEGDPAGRMGVVMNLLFVMSHRPHLADDLAAKVCASDLADDAHKAIFQVLLDNPGSRVPPDRLSSRATELFQAIIEDPRAPIFAEEDYQDLMTDCLERIEGAAEQRRQARYTRAIETALSEEEKWELARKKQAQRKRTEMPAQGF